GTATAGATGGAGCGGCGCAGGCCCCTGGTGCCTGACGGAGTAAGACGATTCGGCTGTAAAAAAGTCCGCCCCGGGCATCGCGCTTTTCTGCCGACCTTGCCGGGCATGAACCGCCTCCTGCCGCTCGCCTTCGCCCTGGCCAAGTTTGTGTCGGGCTACTTTCTCATCAGCCCGCAGTACGACCTGCAGCGCGACGAATACCTCTACCTCAACCAGGGCCGGCACCTGGCCTGGGGCTACCTGGAGGTGCCGCCGCTCATTGCCGCGCAGGGCTGGGCCACGCTGGCGCTGGGCGGGGGCGAGGGCTGGGTGCATTTCTGGCCCTTCCTGTGGGGCGCGGCCACCGTGTACCTGGTGGTGCGGCTGGCCGGGCGCCTGGGCGGCGGCTGGTTTGCGCAGGCGCTGGCGGGCACCTGCTACCTGGGGGCGGCGTATGCGCGGCTCAACCTGCTGTTTCAGCCCAATTCCTTCGAGGTCTTTGGGTTTGTGCTGGCGCTGTATGCGCTGGTGGGCTACCTGCAGCAGCAGCGCCCGCGCTACCTGTACCTGCTGGGGGCGGCGCTGGGCCTGGGCTTGCTGAACAAGTACACCACGCTGTTTTTCGTGGCTGCGCTGAGCGGTGCCCTGCTGCTCACGCCGGCCCGGCGCCTGCTGCTGAATCGGCATTTCTGGGGCGCGGCGGCGCTGGGGCTGCTGCTGTGGCTGCCCAACGTGGCTTGGCAGCTGCGCCACGGCGTGCCGTTTCTGCACCACATGGCCCTGCTCAAATCCAGCCAGCTGGTGCACGTCGAACCCGCCGATTTCTGGAAAGCCCAGCTGCTGATGAACCTGCCCGCCACCTGGGTGTGGGTGCCCGGCCTGCTGGCCCTGCTGCTGAGTTCGGCGTTTCGGCCCTACCGCGCGGTGGGCTGGGTGGCCGTGCTGGGCGTGGGCCTGCTGGCGGTCCTGCACGGCAAAGACTACTACGCCCTGGGCTACTACCCGGCACTGTTTGCCTTCGGGGCAGCGTGGTGGGAGGCGCAGCTGCGCCCGCTGCGATGGAAAGCAGCGGTGCAGCCCGTGCTGGTGCTGCTGCCGCTGGCATTTCTTGCCTTTTTTGCGCCGTTTCTGTACCCCGTACGCAGCCCCGCCGCCATGGCCGCGCTGCGCCCCACCTATGCCAAGCTGGGCCTCTACCGTTGGGAGGACGGCCAGGACCACGCCCTGCCCCAGGACTACGCCGACATGCGCGGCTGGCGCGAGCTGGCCGCCAAAACCTGGGCCGCCTACCAGTCCTTGCCCGCCGAGGCACGTGCCCACACCCTCATTCACTGCGCCAACTACGGCCAGGCCAGCGCCATCAACTACTTCAACCGCGGCAAGTCTTTGCCGCCGGCCCACAGCCTCAACGGCAGCTTCATCTACTGGTACCCCGCGCCAGCCCAGCTGGCCCAGTGCCAGGCCATCCTCATCGTCGACGACGAGCCCGACGACGACCTGGCCCCGCATTTTGCCAGTTACCGCCGCTTTGGCGCCGTGGCCGACTCCTTCGCCCGCGAGCGCGGCACCGCCATCACCGTCGGCCTGCAGCCCGATGCAGTCGTGCTGGCTCAGGTAGCCCGTGAGCACCGCACAGCGCTCAACGATTGGGAAGGACCGAAGTAGGGGCGGGGCTTGCCCCCGCCCGGGCGCTGAACTGCCGGCATTGCTATCGTTTACCGTCCGGGCGGGGGCAAGCCCCGCCCCTACATTTCAAACGGAAATTCAGCCAGGCTTTCCCAGGGTCCGTTGCGGTAGGCCCACAGGTGCAGCCCCGTACCCACGGCCGCAAACGGGGCAAAGGCCGGCTGCAAGCCGGCCAGCAGCTGGCGGGCGGCTTCCGGCGTTACCTTGTTTTGGATGGTGACGTGCGGCTGCAGCTTCTGCTGGTCCTGCGGCGTGAGGTGGGCGGCAAACAAGCTTTGCAGGCGGCGGTGCAGGGCGCGCAACTGCTCATTCTCAAGGGTGAAGGCCACGCCGCGGCCCAGTGAGCGCAGCCCCGTGACCTGCAGCGCGAGCGGGGCCTGGGTACGGCACAAGGCACTCAATTGCTGGCGAATGTTGGCCAAATCTGCTCCCGGCAGGTGGTGAAACAAGGTGAGATGCGCCGCCAGGTAGTTGATGTTGGGCGGGAAGTGCTGCCGGCGTAGGTCGTTGAAATACGTCTGAGATGCTTCGTCCAACATCAGCGTAAGAATGAGCGGGGCGGGGTTGTTAAAGTCGGGCATCGGGCAGCTGGGGAAGGGTCGGGGAGGAATACGCAACCACGTGGGCAACCGCCGCGGAAGGGCTGATTTTACCTGTTTTTGGGAGACGGGTTCGTGTGATAAATGGCGCTGGTGCGTGTTTTTAGGCCGTTTTTATGGACTTTATTCACGCTAAAAAGCGTTGCATAACTATCTGTCACCAACCTGATTTTATGCTCACTGCTGGCACGCTTGTTTCGTTTTCTGATACCCTGCTCACCGACGTTCCGGCGCCGGTTTTGGTGCCCCGCACGCACTCGGCCAAGCTGTGGCTGCCCCAGCGCGTGGTGTTCACGCCCGATGCGCTCGACGGGGAATTCGGCCAGCAGATTCTGGCCCGGGTCTCGGCCCAAAACCTGGAAGTGGAGCTGCTGAAAAGCAACCGCCTCACCGGCCTGCGCGACCCCGGCGGCGACGTGCGCGCCACCTACCGCACCGCCAAAAACACCCTGGCCATCGTGAAAGCCCCCGCCGGCGCCCTGCGCCTGCAGCCCACCCCGCCCTCGGCCGACTGGCAGCTCAACCTCGCCGAAGGCTGCCCCGCCCACTGCCAGTACTGCTACCTGGCCGGCTCGCTCAGCGGCCCGCCCGTGGTGAAGGCCTTCGCCAACCTGCCCCAGCTGCTGGCCAACACCGCCACCTACGAGCGCCCCGGCCGCATCACCAGCTTCGAGGCCAGCTGCTACACCGACGTGCTGGGCATCGAGCACCTCACCGGCAGCCTGGGCGCGGCCGTGCGCCATTTCAGCCAGCGCGAGGGCGCCCAGCTGCGTTTCGTGAGCAAGTACGACTACATCGATTCCCTGCTGGCCCTGCCTCACCACGGCCGCACGCGGGCCCGCTTCTCCCTCAACGCCGAGCCCGTGGCCCGGCGCCTCGAAGGCGGCACGGCCTCGGTGGAGGCGCGCATTCAGGCCATGCGCCGGCTGGCGCTGCCGGTGGCATTAGGCGGCGCTGGCTACCCGGTGGGCGTGGTGCTGGCGCCCATCATGCCCATTCCCGACTGGCAGCGGCACTACACCGAATTACTGAACCGCCTGCAACAAGCCTTTGACTTCGACTGCGACCTTACCGTGGAGTTCATCACCCACCGCTTCACGCCCGGCTCCAAAGACGTGTTGCTGCAGTGGTATCCCAACACCAGCCTCGACCTGGCCGAGGAAGGCCGCGCCGTGAAGCGCAACAAGTTCGGCGGCCTGAAATACGTGTACCAGCCCGAGCAGATGAAGGCCATGAAGGCGTGGTTCTACGCCGAGTGGCAACGCCGTTTCCCCCACGCGCCGGTGCAGTATTGGACGTAGGGCTTGGAGCAGAGGTCGAAACCGGCTGTCATCCTGAACGCAGCGAAAGACCTTCTCCCGACGCAACGTTAAGTATACAACCGTGAGCAGGTCCTTCGCTGCGCTCAGGCTGACAGCCGAAAATGACGTTGACTAGAAGACGTGGAAACGCATTCATTCGCAAAGCGAAGCGTTATTTGCCGCATGCTTCCCTACACCCTCGTCATTCAGCACGCGGCCCAGGTGCTGACCCTGGCCGGCGGCCCCACCGACCGCCCCCTGGCCGGGCCCGACCTGCACAACTGGACCGTTATTGAGCGCGGCTACGTGGCCTGCCGGGGCGATAAAATCGTGGCCGTGGGCCCGATGGACGAGCTCGACCTGGCCTACATCACGCCCGAAACCCGGCTGCTCGACGCCTCCGGCCGCGTGGTGATGCCGGGGCTGGTGGAGTGTCACACCCACCTCGTGTTCGGCGGCAACCGCGCCCACGAGTTCGAGCGCAAGCTGCGGGGCGAGTCTTATCTGGACATTCTGGCCAGCGGCGGGGGCATCCTGAGCACCGTGCGCGCCACCCGCGCCGCCACCGAAGCCGAGCTGCTGGAAAATGCCTTGCACCACCTCGACGGCTTCCGCCGCTACGGTGTCACCACCCTCGAAGCCAAAAGCGGCTACGGCCTCGACCGCGACACCGAACTGCGGCTGGTGCGGGTGGCCCGCGAGGCCGGCCGTCGGCAGCCCGTGCGGGTGGTGCCCACCTTCCTGGGCGCCCACGTGGTGCCGCCCGAGTTCAAGGAAGCGGGCCCGCGGGCCTACGTCGATTTCATACTGCGTGAAGTGTTGTCGGACCTGAAAGGGGAGGCGGCCTACGTCGACATTTTCTGCGAGCAGGGGGCTTTCCCGCTCGACGTGGCCCAGTATTTCCTTACCCAGGCCCACAAAATGGGCTTCGGGCTGAAGATTCACGCCGAGCAGTTGCACGACCTGGGCGGCTGCGAGATGGCCGCCGAGCTGGGCGCCACCAGCGTCGACCACTGCGACTACCTCACGCCCGCAGCCGCTGGCCGCATTGCCCGCAGCAGCCAGGGGCGCACCGTGGCGGTGCTGCTGCCGCTGGTGCCGCTGTTTTTGCGTCAGGAAAAGTTTGCGCCGGGACGTGCCTTCATCGACCAGGGCCTGCCCGTGGCCGTGAGCACCGATTTCAACCCCGGCTCCTGTCCCAGCAAAAGCCTCTGGCTGGCCATGTCCCTGGCCTGCCTCAAAATGGGTTTCACCCCCAAAGAAGCCGTAGCTGCCGCCACCCTCAACGCCGCCTGGGCCATCGGCCACGCCGCCGACTGCGGCAGCTTGGAGCCCGGCAAGCGCGCTGATATTCTGCTGCTTGAAGTGGGCAGCGTGGCCGAAATCCCATACTGGCTAGGCGAAAACCCGGTGCGCGAGGTAATTGTGGGCGGCGATTTGCAATAGAAGGCAATCAGGGGTAGAGACGCAATATGTTGCGTCTCGTCGTTGAACGACTGGGGCCGCGTGGTTTGGGGTGTCGTTCGACTATTCCTCAAGCGTCATCGTTCAACGAGAAGACGTAAAATATTGCGTCTCTACATCATTCAGCTAATTTCCTAGCGCCAGTCGTAGGACACGCCCAGCAGCACGCCCGCGCCCAGCAAGTGCCGGGGCGTGAGGCCCGAAACCGGCTTCGACAAGGAGTTGAGGAAATACGTGGCGCTGGGTTGGGCCAGCAGCTCCAGGCGCGACGCCACACGGTAGCGCAAGTCTACTCCGCCGCTGAGCGACAGGTTGAGCGCGCGGTTTGGTGAGTCGGCGCCCGGGCCCCAGGCGTGGCGGGCGGCGTCGGCGCCGGCGCTGTTGCCGCCCAGGTAAAAGGCCACGTCGGCCCCGCCGCTGAGGCCGTAGCTGAGTTTTTTGCCGATTCCCAGGGTGTAGCTCAGCCGCACCGGCACCGTGAGGAAACGGTAGGTGTCGCGGTAGCTGCGCTGGCTGAAAAGGTAGGTGGTGATGGGCGGCCGTGGGTTCGATACCACCACCGGCGGGATGGCGGAGGTGACGGCAGTCACGACATCGTATGTCCGTTGCAGGGCAAATTCCTGGTAGCCCAGGCCAGCGCTCAGGCTCCAGCGACCACTCAGCACCCGGCGCACCTGCAGCGCCAGCGCCAGGCCGGTGCCGGCTTGTTCCTGCTGCTCGCGCACGGTGCCCGTGGCGTCGAGAGTCCGGACCGTATTAATGGTTGATGGCGCGCTATTGAATGAAGTCGCCAGGCTGCTGGTCGAGGTTAGCTGCCGGTAGGTGTAAGCCGGCCCACCCACCGCCTGCACGGCCCAGCGGCGCACGCGCCCGACCGGAGGCCGGGGCAGTGTATCGGTGGGCAGGGCTAGGCGCAAGGCCGCCAATTCGGTGGGCGCAAGCGCCGCTTGCCGCCGTGCCTGCATCTCATAGGAGGCTCCGAGCGCCACCTCGCTGCCCGCTACGGCCGAAGCCGCCGGCACTTGGGCTACGCGGGTTTCGCCGGCTGCTCCAGCAGCTTTTTCGCCTGCCGCCTCCTGAACCTCACCCGAGCGGCCAGCCACCGAAGCTGCTACGGTGCCGTCCAGCGCTGCATCAGCTCCGGCCGGGGGCACGGTTTGGCTGGTGCGCGCGGCCGCTAGGGCCGGGCTTTCGTTTGCAGCGGTGCCTGTCGTTTTCATTGTCCGGGAGACCGCACGGCGCTTCCGGACTGAGCGGCTCAGGGCCACGGCTGCGCCTCCAGTTTCACGGCCACGCGCGGTAACGCGTGCCGCGACTATGGTGCCCTTCGCAACCACGCCGCTGGCGGAGGTAGTGCCGGCAGCTGGCTTTCCAGCCATGGTGCCGTTGGGGGAGGTCGCTGCAATACTGCTTACCGTAGCATCGGCCGCACTATTTGCACGTGCGACCTCAGTAGCCGTCCCGGGAGCCGTAGTTATTGCCACTTCTGCAGCGGTGGTCGCACCGGCTTCTTTCAGGCCCGCACCAGCAGTAGCTGCTGCGGGCCTGGTCGCGGGGGCAATGTTTTGGTCTTTGGCGGCGGCCAGCGTTTGCTGGTCGGCCCGGTGGGCGGCTTGCTGCGCCAGCTCACGGTGCTGGCCCACGCGCCACCACTGCCAGCCGGCCGTGCTCACCAGGGCCAGCAGCAGGAGCAGCAGCGCGGCCACGCTGCGGCGGCGGCGCTTGCGGAGTTGCGGGGCCGCCACCGGCGGCGGCAGCTGCGCCCGAATATTGGCCCACAGCGGCGCGGGCGGCTCCTGGCCGTAGTCGGCCAGGCGGCTGCGCAGGGCATCGTACAGGTCGTCGGGTTCGCGGTCGGTCATGGCAATTGGGGGTGATGGTGGGCCGCCAGGCGGGTTTCGAGCAGGCGGCGGGCCCGGGCCAGCTGCGATTTGCTGGTGCCTTCGGCAATGCCCAGCAGCTCGGCGATTTCCTGGTGCGAATAGCCCTCCACGGCGTAGAGGTTGAGCACCGTGCGGTAGCCGGGCGGCAGCGTGGCCAGCAGGGCCAGCAGGTCGTCGGCGGCCAGCTGCTCCACGGCCGAGGGCTCGGGCGCGGGCAAGTCGGCCGCCAGCTCGTCGAGGGCCTCGCCGCCGGGGCCGGGGTGGCGCAGGCGGTGCTGCTCCAGGGCGTGCAGCGAGGTGGTGACGGCAATGCGGCGGGCCCAGGCTTCGAAGGGGCCCTGGCCGCGGTATTGGTCGAGGCGAGTGAAAATTTTAACGAACGTGTTCTGCAGGGCGTCCTCCGCTTCGGCCCGGTTGGGGCAATAGCGAAGACACACGCCCATGAGGCCATAGGCGAGGCGCTGATAGAGCCGGTGCTGCGCGGCGGATTCGCCCCGCCGGCACGCCGCCAGCAAGGCCTCATCCACCGGGGCAAGGGGAGGCGGCATGCAGTGAAACAGTGAAGACGCCGGGCTGTACAGCCCCCGGCATTTGAACCCATGACCGGCGGCCGGCCGGTGCGGTTGCGTGGGGGCTAAGTTATTTTGAAAAATTCACGAGTCGGAACTCCGAGACCGCACCAGCCCGGCGTGCACGGCCGTATTCTTGCCGCATCAATTCTTCTCTCGTTCGCTTCGCCCACCTCGCCATGCGCTACTTCCACGTCGACGCTTTCGCCCAAGCTCCCTTCACCGGCAACCCCGCCGGCGTGTGCCCGCTCGATGCCTTCCCGCCGGCCGAACTCATGCAGCGCATCGCCGCCGAAAACAGCCTGGCCGAAACCGCCTTCATCGT
This DNA window, taken from Hymenobacter sp. 5317J-9, encodes the following:
- the hutI gene encoding imidazolonepropionase, with product MLPYTLVIQHAAQVLTLAGGPTDRPLAGPDLHNWTVIERGYVACRGDKIVAVGPMDELDLAYITPETRLLDASGRVVMPGLVECHTHLVFGGNRAHEFERKLRGESYLDILASGGGILSTVRATRAATEAELLENALHHLDGFRRYGVTTLEAKSGYGLDRDTELRLVRVAREAGRRQPVRVVPTFLGAHVVPPEFKEAGPRAYVDFILREVLSDLKGEAAYVDIFCEQGAFPLDVAQYFLTQAHKMGFGLKIHAEQLHDLGGCEMAAELGATSVDHCDYLTPAAAGRIARSSQGRTVAVLLPLVPLFLRQEKFAPGRAFIDQGLPVAVSTDFNPGSCPSKSLWLAMSLACLKMGFTPKEAVAAATLNAAWAIGHAADCGSLEPGKRADILLLEVGSVAEIPYWLGENPVREVIVGGDLQ
- a CDS encoding spore photoproduct lyase family protein, encoding MLTAGTLVSFSDTLLTDVPAPVLVPRTHSAKLWLPQRVVFTPDALDGEFGQQILARVSAQNLEVELLKSNRLTGLRDPGGDVRATYRTAKNTLAIVKAPAGALRLQPTPPSADWQLNLAEGCPAHCQYCYLAGSLSGPPVVKAFANLPQLLANTATYERPGRITSFEASCYTDVLGIEHLTGSLGAAVRHFSQREGAQLRFVSKYDYIDSLLALPHHGRTRARFSLNAEPVARRLEGGTASVEARIQAMRRLALPVALGGAGYPVGVVLAPIMPIPDWQRHYTELLNRLQQAFDFDCDLTVEFITHRFTPGSKDVLLQWYPNTSLDLAEEGRAVKRNKFGGLKYVYQPEQMKAMKAWFYAEWQRRFPHAPVQYWT
- a CDS encoding 2'-5' RNA ligase family protein — protein: MPDFNNPAPLILTLMLDEASQTYFNDLRRQHFPPNINYLAAHLTLFHHLPGADLANIRQQLSALCRTQAPLALQVTGLRSLGRGVAFTLENEQLRALHRRLQSLFAAHLTPQDQQKLQPHVTIQNKVTPEAARQLLAGLQPAFAPFAAVGTGLHLWAYRNGPWESLAEFPFEM
- a CDS encoding sigma-70 family RNA polymerase sigma factor: MPPPLAPVDEALLAACRRGESAAQHRLYQRLAYGLMGVCLRYCPNRAEAEDALQNTFVKIFTRLDQYRGQGPFEAWARRIAVTTSLHALEQHRLRHPGPGGEALDELAADLPAPEPSAVEQLAADDLLALLATLPPGYRTVLNLYAVEGYSHQEIAELLGIAEGTSKSQLARARRLLETRLAAHHHPQLP
- a CDS encoding glycosyltransferase family 39 protein, coding for MNRLLPLAFALAKFVSGYFLISPQYDLQRDEYLYLNQGRHLAWGYLEVPPLIAAQGWATLALGGGEGWVHFWPFLWGAATVYLVVRLAGRLGGGWFAQALAGTCYLGAAYARLNLLFQPNSFEVFGFVLALYALVGYLQQQRPRYLYLLGAALGLGLLNKYTTLFFVAALSGALLLTPARRLLLNRHFWGAAALGLLLWLPNVAWQLRHGVPFLHHMALLKSSQLVHVEPADFWKAQLLMNLPATWVWVPGLLALLLSSAFRPYRAVGWVAVLGVGLLAVLHGKDYYALGYYPALFAFGAAWWEAQLRPLRWKAAVQPVLVLLPLAFLAFFAPFLYPVRSPAAMAALRPTYAKLGLYRWEDGQDHALPQDYADMRGWRELAAKTWAAYQSLPAEARAHTLIHCANYGQASAINYFNRGKSLPPAHSLNGSFIYWYPAPAQLAQCQAILIVDDEPDDDLAPHFASYRRFGAVADSFARERGTAITVGLQPDAVVLAQVAREHRTALNDWEGPK